Genomic DNA from Vanrija pseudolonga chromosome 3, complete sequence:
CATCACAGCGCCAGTCGCCACCACTGCACAAACTCACTCTCacgctggctggcgccgctggctcgacggcgtAGTCTCACTCACCTTCGCGCGCATCACACAGAGTGCTTGACGCACAACAATGCTTCGGCGACACCTCTCGTCGCACTGTACATAACCCCCATCGCCTAGTCATCACCCGCTCGCAGCTCTCAACAGCTAGCTAGCCCACGCAACCATGGCGCTCTCCACCAGGTCAGCAGCGTCGcgtctccccctccccccaacGCTCCTCCTGCCGCGCTTCGCCGCGCTCCACCCAGCCATCGGCCCCGCTCCGCTCCCCGCTTCCACCGCagccccgctgctgccgttcTCCCCGACGCCCACCGAGCAGTTCGCccccgactcggactcggcggcggcggcatcgccGGCGTCCCCGCCCCTCGTGCTCACGGACCACGTCGCAATCCTCGACGGCCCGCTCttccgcgcgctccgccgcggtgtccgccgctcgacgctcCACTTCGGGGCTaaccccgccgcggcggcgctgctcgacgcgctctcCCGCGACCCGACGAGGGCGGACTGCGTGTGTACCTGGATCGCGGGGTTTCATctgcgcaagctcgtcgagacgcaggcgagggtgggtggggttgCGGATAGGTTGGGCGAGTGGAAGGTGAGtgtgccgagcgcgccgcgccgcggcgtgcgagGTCAAGGCCTTGGTTCCTCGCACGCAAAGACCGTGGTGTGCTGGCGAGCTCAAGacccgctgacgcccgccacAGACCGCGCAGAGCCAGTTCAACAACACGTACCCTCTCCACCTCCCCGCTTccgacctcgcggccgccttCCCGTCCGACACGAGCCCCGCGGCCCAGCTCTACCTCGCGGCGACGGAGGCGATCGTCGctgcggcgaggagggaggaacacgccgtcgtggccgtgtGTGGGAGCGCTGCGGTGGCCGGCCGGCTTGAGGGCGCGTTTGCGGCGGATGCGGGGGTAAAAGTTGTCGGTGTGGAGGAGGGTACTGTGTTGGGTGCGTAGGTGGCTTGTGGGGAAGGCaggggagggggcgaggAGAAGCAAGCGACGTTCGTTTCCTGTGGAAGaaggcaaggaggagggaggatgCGACGAGACACCGCCGCGTGTACATAGATTCCATGACAGTAACGTAGGCCCAAGGCCCAACACCAGCTCTACGAGCACAAAACAGATTGTATGCATGTGATTAGATAGATGGCGTGGCGAGGTGGCTGGGCAGCAGTACCAGGTGCGGCGGAACACCTCCAccggccggctcggctcggcaaatcgcaacggcgacggcgacacccGCAAAAACAATCTCGAACTCGCAACGCCgacctcaccaccaccgcactCACACCATGGCCCTCCGCCCCTCCGTCGCCCGACTGGCAACCTTCAtcggccgcccgccgcccgcgcatGCGCTGAAGGCGCTCGCGCATGTACACGGGCCGGGGTGTAACCACGACCATGACCACGggcatggcgacggcgatcaCGCGCATGGGGTGGTGCACACGTACGACCACTTCCCGGGGGAGCCTGCTCCTGGCGCCGCTCCAGCCCACgaccacgcccacgcccccgccgacccccagctccagctcggcccgttcccgcccacgcccgccctgctcgccgaccacgtcgcgctcctcggggCGGGCAGCCAGATCGTCAACGCTGTCCGTGAGCgcgggtgggcgtgggcgccTGTCCCGGCCAACGGGTGGGTCGTGCGGGGGTTCATTGAGGCTGCGGCGCAGGAGGAACGCCAGGGACAGGTGGTGCAGGCGTATGCTGCGGCTGGGGTGATGGAGGAGttggcgagcgtgtcggACGAGAGCAGCGACGCGTGGGCTGTAAGTCGCCGTGGGGCCCTTCCCTCTCGTATCTCGTAGCGCAGTGCTGACTCGCCACCTAGGACTGGACCAACCTCtactcgacctcctcgctAGAGTTTACTCCTGAGGAAGGCTTTGTGACTTTCCCTACGGCTATAGacgcgctcacgcccgccggCCTGGCGTACCTCCAAAACTTTGCAGAAACGATCAACATCGCGCGCGGggttggcgaggtgcgcTGCCGCGTGCTGTGTGGGAGTTGGGTGGTTGCGAGCCACTTGAGGGCTGGGTTTGAGGGGGATGAGGGGGTTGAGGTTGTGTTTTTGGGCCAGaaggcgggcgcgagcggggcgagccaggcgggggcggaggggaaggaaggcggGGAGGGCAAGGAAGGGGCGTAGTACAAGGGAGGTAGATAGAAGgagggaggacgaggaggaaggacgTGTTGTTCATAGACGCACTGCGCTTTTGTTGCATACGACTTGTCGATCGAGCAAGGTGGAGATAGCAGTAGCCATGAGGACCCGTCCGGCACCATTCATTCCACCTGCCGCGatctcgctgctcgctgccactgccactgtcacagctgctcgagcagagctgcgccggcgcgccaagCCATCATGTGCCAAGCGGGCCTGCGttgtgcgtcgtcgtgcgtcggcgtcgatgtGCCCGGCCGAAGCATCCGCGACGCACGTTTGAGCAACCCAACGCGTGCCTTCTCGCGGAGGGAAGGGACTGCAGCCGCCTTCCTTTGTTCGTCAGTCCGTCAGTCGGCAAGCTAGCGCCTCGGCCATCATCATATCATGGGATCGGCGTGGGCTGAGCATGCAGCGCCTCGCAGTCACTCGCAGAGCACGACACGGCttggaggagggggaggctacgacgcgacgacgcagcagcacgcctACTCGTGTCTGGGTGGTGGCTGATGACGTCAATGAATGCTAGCCTGTCGGTTGGGCAGGTTGCCGGGGGGAAGGCGGCTGCGGCTatggctcgacgacgcgggggaTCTACAAGTGGTATACAGGGGGGATGTGAGAAAGCATTCAGTGCCTGCGGcgtgctgcctgccagctgccagccagcgctCGCCAGCCCACCTACCTggcccaccgcgcccacctGCACGCAGCCggccgtcgtcaaggcgcTAACAACAAcagaggcagcagcagcacgtcAGTGGTCGACCAGTCACGCgtcccccttccccccccccccgccggCACATATACCTtccctcgtcgcgcggcatCATCTCCCTCCCTCATCCACCCACTACAcctcaacaacaaccaccaccaccaccacccataACCAACAACAATGTCTGACGTGCGTGCATCCCCCGTGGCCCAGCTCACCCAACCCAGCTCTTCAACCAGGCccagggcggcgccgccaaggcgcagGAGTTCCTCAAGTCGGAGCAGGGCCAGAAGCTCGCGGGCCAGTACGGCGGCCAGATCAGTGCGTCGCGGCACTTCCTTCTCCTCTGGTCGCTCCGCTAACACCCCGCAGAGGATGCCACCGGCATCGACATCAACAAGTtcaccggcggcgcgtcgtctgGCGCCGGCAACGCCCTCGGCTCTGCCCAgcaggccggcggcaacgcgcTCAACTCGGCCCAGCAGGCTGGCGGCAATGCGCTCAACTCGGCCCAgcaggccggcggcaacgccgCCAACTCGGCGCAGGGCGGCCTCCAGGGCCTCCAGAACCAGGCCCAGTCGGCGTACGAGGGCTTTGGCGGCAACGACAGTGCGTCGAGGCAGTAAgcgagagcgcgagcgtagcgagcgcgaggtaTGAGCGGGGGTGAAAGGCAGGCTCGTGAGCGCGTGCGCTcactcgccgcgccgcgcgtctcCGTTGCGTTGGAAGAAGGAAAGCCGGAAGAAGCGAAACCCTACATAGACTACACGCCCCGAAGCGCCGTGGGCCGGGCAGCACAGCAAGCCCACTTCCCCCGCGGCGCTGAGGACGGGCGCGTACGGCACTTGAACACTTGGAGCGGGGCTGGGGGCGTATGAATTGTAAACCAACCTTGATGGgcagggagggggagaggcCGACCTCTCCTCTGAgcccacgcgcgcgtgcgtgctcgctcgctacgCTGCGCTAGCTGCTACGCAACTACGCAACGTAACATCCCTGACAGCAACGTAGGCACCACGACGGGCGGGTTCGGGCGcaacgccggcggctcggcATTCTCGCGTGCTGTGAGTGTATTGTCGTGCTGTCGATCATCAGGTCGGTCGCAATCTATCGCCATCGGCATTCCGGGGTCGTGGTGGACTGGTGGGGGTTGGCTTGGCGTCACATTACGCCTCGCTGCCCACTTCAGTTTCCGTGGGAACGGCGCGGGCGAAGCGaagagcgcgcgcgcgtcatgACGACGAAGCTGACACCTCCCCCAGaaccagctcggcgccgacgccaacaacacgaacggcgccgacgcgagttatggcaacgacgacgacgagcagagcGACGGATACAAGACGGGCACGAGCACACCAGGCTACCGCCAGGAgggtggtgagtggcgacggcgacagcgctGGGCGACATCGCGCAATGTCCACACGGCGCTAGGCACACTAGCTGACAACATGCCACAGACGAGGACGGACgggctgccgaggcgcgcaTCCGCCAGTGAGTGCATCCCTGCATGCCGCAGCAAGCATACTGACGCACTCAGGGGCTTTGGCTTCACTGTGAGTGGAAGCGCACCGTAGACGCGGCCAGGTGAAACAAGTGTGCTGCCTGCTGTGCATCATCGTCGCACATATGGCACATTCAAGGTGTCACCTTGGCAGTCACTTGCCACTTGTGGCGATTTAATATAAAGTCGCCGcagagcgagcgcagcgcggcgacgacgcgcagtgCAGCGAGTAGCTGACATCATGGCCCCAGTCGCTCGCCAagaacaacgacgacgagcccaaCATCTAAGCGGTCGCGATGATGCGTGGACGCATGACGCTCGGCGTACAGCACGCGCACACCACCCAGATCCGGCCACCCGGCACTGGGAACCGGGAGCCACCCTCTCATCCACCAGCCCGTTGTAGCACTGAAGTGGGAACCATAATGCATGGAAAGTGACTTGTGTGGAGGGGAGTGGAAGGGGCTGGATGTGGTGGATGCAGTGTCGCAGTGGATGGATGCTGCGGGAGGGAGACGGCGGACAGAGGCCAGACTGATGGCCCCGAGGGTATGAGCCACGGCAGACAgccacgcgccacggcgtcgtGCACGTGCTGTTGTGATAACACGAGACAGCCGtgcgccccgcgccccgcaaacccagcagcagccatgACTAGCTGCTCGCCCTCAAACGCTTCGACGTCGTCCCACACGAAAGCGACGACGTGtcgagacggcgccgacgtgaCGGGGCGAGGCGAAGACTGAGCTCGCCCCAGGGCGAGGGCATGACGTAACGCCGCGAGTGACCGAGCGAgctccgcgtcggcgtacATAGCGAGCGAAGCCGaaccgagccggcgccggctcgcagTGCCCCAGTTGCTGGAGCATGCCGTGAGCGCCGTCGGTCCGAGATGTAGACGGAGCGAGGCAGGTACCATCAGCCTGCAGCCAGAGTCAGAGTCAGTGGCCCCAGCAATCTTATCACGTGGTGGTAATTTCCGGCTGATGCAATTCATTCGCGCGCGCCAAAATCCCAGGCGGCAAGCGGTGCAGTGTGATGCAGCATCGTGACGCGGACCCGTTCAACTTTACACACTATCACTTGGCTTTCTTGCTCGGTTAACGACTCATGCTGCGCAGATaacgacgacacgacacccacccccgacgcacgccgcccaccaccacacgccAACAATGCGCGCGTCCCTCGAGATGGAGGCGTATCCTCCCGCAGCGGGAGGGGCAGACGAGGCCGCGcaccccctcctcgcgcgctcgccgtcacccTCCCTCCGGCCGCACCACGCGCAACGGCGCCGCAAATGGGGGCGGTGGGTAAAGCCGCTGTTGATCCTCGGGCTGCCCGTGCTCCTGCTGGTGCTGTACCACTTCCTGCACCCGCTCGTGCCGGCCCTACCGCCGCTACCGAAAGTCCACCTCGACACTGGCGACTCGGCTGCCAAGGGGTCTGCGCCGTGCGACTGTGGAGCGACGGACGCGGGGAAGAGGCTGTGCGAGACGTACCGGCCTGAACTGTTGCGTTCGTCGCGATTagtcgagggcagcggcgcgcgcgtgcgccgacTGCTTGCCAAGGCTAAGGACGGGGGGGATATCAAGATTGGCGTGCTGGGCGGGAGCAGTAagcaccgacaccgacactGGCAGCCTACACCATGCTGACGCTACCCCAGTCTCCGCATGCCGCGGAGTCCACCCGAGCCCAGAGTATCCCGACGGCGATCCGAACGGGCCAGGCTGCTACCCGCAGCTGCTGAAAGAATGGTTCAGCGGCGCGTTCCccaaggtgggtgcgggCCTGCGTTGGCCGACGGCGAAgcgagctgaccccgccgcccagtcaAACGTCGAGGTCATGAACGGCGCTATTGGCGGCATGGACTCGAGCTACTATGCCTTTTGTGGGGTGCGTCGACCGGGTGGACGGTGGCTGATCGCAGACACACCACattgacgccgacgtggaTCTTATCATTCTCGAGTTTGACGTCAACGACCAGCCGTGAGTCGCTTGGGCTGCTTGTGTCGTTGTGTCGGCTCGCACGCTGACGCGTGCTTGCAGCGACCCCGTCTTCCAGACCTTCTTCGACCAGCTCctgcgcgtcctcctcgagttCAAGTCGTCCCCCGCGATCGTgatcctcggcgcgtggGCGCCGCAGGTGGCCCAGGACGTGGGCTATGGCGACCCGCAGATTGTGCATTTGCCCCTCGCGCACTACTACGACATTCCGTACGTGTCGCTCAAGCGGGTCATCTTCAACCACTACCTCCGCTTTCCGGAGAGCACGGCCCAGACCTTCTGGTTCGCCGACATGCTCCACCCCAACGCGAGGGGCCACCGGCTGCTGtccgacctgctcgcggcgTACTTTGACACCGAGCTCTGCCGGCTGCAGGCGCACGGGCTGCCGCACGCCCCAGAGAAGGGCGACACGATTGCGAGTAAtggccgcgcggcggacctcgttggcgtcggcttcgagctgcccgcgccgagTAATACCGGctcggacggcgcgagcgacagcgacaaggCGCCCGAGGGGTGGGAGGCGAGCTTTGACAAGACCATGCTTGAGTCCATTGCCGACGAACAGCGCCACTTTGCGCTGCCGACCACGCCGTATGCGCTCCCGCCTGTCGGCATGTTCACGCCCATGGAGCTCGTGGTGGACCCGCACAAGCCTGACCCGTCGGACGCGGGGCATatcctcgagcttgtccaGCCAAGCCTGttctgcgccgacgccaacgacaGGAAACACCCCatggcgccgacggtgcACGACGGGTGGGAGCGCTTCGTGTGGAACGGCGAAAAGCATTACTGGGTGTCCTCgacggtcggcgcgcgcatccGCGTCGAGATCAAGGTCAacgccggccgcgtcgccgtctACTACTTCCGCAGCCAGCActacgacctcggcgacgcgctctgctgggtcgacgacaacgaaAAGGGCGCAGTCAACCTCGCGGGCTACTGGACAAAGCAGTACAATACGGCCGTGGTCGCCTACATCGACCGCAACGTCACCGTCGGCGACCACTACGTGACGTGCAAGGTGTCCGACAACACATCGCACCCGCACAACCCCGACGCGCACCACTTCcgcatcgtcgccgtcatGGCCACGTAGCAAGCACTGTACTACTATTATACGAACACTCATAGACAACACACATGCACCATTACTCTCATCATCTTACTACTGCACgatcttggcgagcgcgtcgacctcgtccttcGTCGCGACTTCGTGTGCTGCTCGCTCCGCCGCGTCAACCTTATCCCCGATCGGTGCatccgacgccgaggacagcGCCTTGCCTAGCGCCCAGGAGAGGTATGctgccctgcctgcctcccacgccgtcgagccgtcgGCAAGTTCGGGCGCGTGCGGCTTGGtgctcggtgtcggcgtaTCGAGGGGATGGAGCTTGTcatgcagcgcgcgcagggcagacgcgacgtcctcggcttTGTCGGGTAATGGCGCGACTGGGGCGGCGTCAGTGCGTCTCTCAATCACGCGACACGCTACACGACACTCACGACCCGCATCCCGCACACTGTCCGCGATGAAGCCGACCTGTGCCCGCCTGTGCGCGGCAATCTCCAGCCGCCGATCGAGCGCCGCTTCAGCTAGCGCGAGCCTGTGGTTCACCAGACGCGCAtgctcgacctgcgcgcgcAAGTCCGTcaggcgggcgacgagcgccccTTCGCCGTCAGGCAATGCGGCaacgtgcgccgcgcgcgcaaagTCGATGCCCTTGTGCCATGGCtgcgggtgtcagctggcaCGCAAACAAAGACGTCAACAGCTGCCCAAacccaccatcaccacctcgaccccgtcgGGCACCTTGAACGCATTACGCAGCGCGTACGCCGTGAACGTGTCGAACGCGCGGTCGACGTGCGTCTcgagcagcgtctcgagcgcaTGCGACCCGACTTCGACCTCGCGTTCGTGCGCGTCAACGGATCCcccgcggtcgccgacgccgctcgcttccgcctcggcgtcgcgcacgcgcgcttCTCGCACAGCCCACGCTTCGACGCCCTCGACTGTGTTGTGTGCCGTTtggtgcgcgtgctcggcgatgTCGTACAGCAGGGACACGGGCGAGAACTGCATCAGCTGGGTGGGGGTTAGCTGGCGAGAGTGCAGAGCAAGCAGCTTACTTCGTGCACTAATcgctccttgtcctcgtcagAGTACACCTGCGGCACGCGCACGGGCGGGACATAGTCCCACGTTATGGATTCCGGCACCAAGGgcgggtcgtcgagcgtgtgtttggacgacgacgcgagggGTGAGGGGGCTTGTGGGGGTGGTTTGGTCGGTGGAGCctcggctgctgctgtgaACGATACCGATGCTAGCActgatgccgacgccgcggcggactGTCTCCTTCCTGTCGACTTTCtgggcggcatggtggtCGATGTGATGCAGGATGGTGACGACGATGCATGTTGAGCTGGGTTTGTTTTGATTTCAGAGGCgcgtggtgggtgggatggtgggtggtggtgataGATTTGATTCCGTGATGGCGAATGACGTGGCTTGTTCCCCACGCGTCGCCGGCATTGTTGTGGAGGCGCGACTTGGGACTGAGaatgacgccgacgacgacgccgacgacggcagcagcgacaacaATCACTCGACCACTTCCCACCTTCCCTTCGACTCACTCTCTTCACTCATAACCCCCTTACTACTCTCTACCCacagcgcgacggcgcgatgAAGGTCGTCAAGCCCAACTGGGTCATCCACTCGACTGGTGGGTTACCGCACCGTTCAAGATGCTAACCCTCAGATGAGAAGCAGTCGAGGACACCAATCTACTCCATCTCGGTGCATCCCGACGGCACGCGTCTAGCCACGGGCGGGCAGGGTACGTGGTGTTATGAGGATGGCAAGCACCACAAACACGGCTGACTCCCCAGACAACAAGGTCAAGATCTGGTCCACCCTCCCGATCCTCGACTcggaggccgccgacaatgAGCTCAACCACAAGCTGCTGTGCACCATGGCCTCGCACACTGGTGAGCTGTGCTGCCCTGTGAaaagctcacaccccaggccccgtcctcgccgtccgctgGGCCCACCACGGCCGCTACCTCGCCAGCGGGAGCGACGACTCGGTCGTGCTCATCTGGGACATTGACCCGTGAGCCCACCGCGCACGAGGGAAGGCGCTAACGACCAGAGCGGGCGGAGGCCGTGTGTTCGGCTCGGAAGAGTTCAACGTCGAGAACTGGAAGGCCCtccgccgtctcgtcggccaCGTGGCCGACGTTGTCGACTGCGCGTGGagccgcgacgacagcatGCTCGCGTCCGTCGGGCTCGACTCGAAGATCTTCATCTGGGACGGCTTCTCGTTTGGTGGGTGACGAGTCAGAGGTGACGCTGACCCGCGCAGAGAAGCTGCGTACCATCGACGCGCACCAGGGCTTCGTCAAGGGTGTCACTTGGGACCCCGTTGGCAACTACCTTGCTACTCAGGTGGGTTTTTGATGGCCGACGGTAGTTAACCCACCAGTCCGACGACAAGACGGTCCGTATCTGGAACACGGACGACTGGAAAGAGGTGCAGACGGTGCGCAAGCCGTTCGAGATGTCGCCCCAGTCGACCTTCTTCCGCCGCTTGAGGTAAGCTTGACCTTGCGTATCGAAGCTGACGCCCAGTTGGTCACCCGACGGTGCGTTCATTGCCGCCTCCAACGCCATGAACGGCCCCGTGTTTGTTGCCGCAGTcatcgagcgcgagggctgGGCGTCGGACATTTCGTTCGTCGGCCATCAGAACACCATCCAGGTCGCCGCCTTCAACCCCCGCCTCTTCTTCCGCGCTGGCGAGGAGCACTCCAGAGTCACCGCCTCGTGCATGGTCGCgctcggtgccgacgacTACACAATCTCCATTTGGCGTAACACACTACACAAGCCACTGGCCGTCATCCGCGACATCTTCGggcgccagctgctcgacctgtGTTGGGCGAACGACGGCCTGACGCTCTACGGCTGCTCGGCCGACGGCACCATTTGTGCCATCCAGTTCGAGGCGAAGGAATTCCCAGAACTCTCGGGACCAGACGAGACAACACAGATTCTTAAGGAGTACGAGTTCAAGCCAAAGCATCACCGCCCAGTTCGCGTTCTCCAGTCACCCGCCGACTTCACTAACGCCGCTCCCaccaacgccgtcgagcacgtcaACGTCCTCAAGCCAAGGAAGGGCAAGCCTGCTGCACGCCGCATCAACCTGTCTGGTACCATGACTGGTGGCTCGGGCGCCAACGGAATCTCGGCTCAGCCCTCCGGCAGTCTCGGCCGTGCTCCCCTCCAGCGCCCTACCATGCAGCCGCCTTCGCCCCAGCTgtcccgccgcggcgcagccgaTGCGTTCAGCTTTGCCAACGACCAGCCGCTCAGCAACCGCACTGGCGGCGACGCTACCGCCCGCATgttcgacgaggtcgacgccatgCGCGCTGGTGACAAGCGCAGggcgtacgacgacgacatgcgcGCCGTCAAGCACCGCTCCCTTGGCTCGGCACGTGGCCATGGCCCCGTTACTGAGATTCGCGCCCCCAGGGTCGTATTGTCTGGTGGTtctggtggtggaggcggacACCTCTTGCCCCTTCCCTCCATCCAGAGCGTCGTTCGCGTCcagcaggaggaggctggcggcgtcatTACTGCCGAGAATGCTGCCAACGAGAACGGTCGCAACTCGGTCTCATTCTccgccaacggcaaggacATTATCTGGATCGACTATGTTCCCAGCCCTActcttgccgtcgtcgcgacctCTGCGTTCtgcgcggctgccgctgagGACGGCACGATCAGGGTGTACTCTGTGTCGGGGCGGCAGTGAGTGCTGCGAGACAACTGTGAGAGATAGCACTAACACCACAGCTTGGCTTCTCTCAAACTCCCTGCTCCGGCATCCGAGCTGGCTGGTAGCAAGGATATGCTCCTGGTCACCACTGTCGACTGCAATGTTCGCGTCATGTAAGTTGAAtgcggctgggcggcgctgaccccagcgacACGCGTCACGGCAAGACCATCCTTCAGCCCACCTCGATTTCGCACCTCCTCAACCCTCCGTCGTCCTCTTCAAACCCCGCGGCCACTAGCACGGTCGAGTCAGTGCTCGTGCGCCCTAACGGATGCCCAGTGGTCGTGACCTCGGAGCCAGCGGCGTGGGCGTACGACGCCGACTTTGGAGGCTGGACGCAgatcgccgcggcgtggtggagctcgtcgcctttgaacgaggcgacgcgcacgcgtCACGCCAGGTCaggggccggcggcggcattCTTGCGGAGATTGAGCAGactgttgctgctggcgcgcacggcgagcCGCCCCACCCCAAGCCTGACCACTGGGACCTCGCGCTGTCTACTGGCCACTACGAGACTCGTCTTCGCGCCGCACGCCTGCTCGACTCGAAGGAGGAGTACAAGCACTGGCTGCGGGAGTACTCCAAGTTCCTTGGCCAGGAGTCGTtccgcgagcaggccgaggagctggtcaCGGAGCTCATGGGACCGCTGTACAAGTGAGCTGAGAGTTGCTTCATGgtagctgacaccccagtaTCCCAGGCAACCCCAAGTGGGAGCCCAACCTCTTTGGCGGACCcaagcgcgacctcgccaaggaTGCGCTGAACGTCATGAAGGTGTTCCCGTCACTTCAGCAGTGGGCGCAGGAGCAGCTTTCGGTTCTGCGGCGTATCcagcaggaggaggcgagATGGACGTGAGGTGGGGGTGGAAGGTGGACTTGAGGCGACTTGACCAAGACCTGTGACAATATACCCGTGCATTATATAGAACATACAACAGTGTGTGGCCGTAGTAGCCAATGCGATGAACTGTATCAGTTGAGCTGGCCGCGGAAGAGGCCGTCTTGTGTTGGTGCGCGTGCGGGGGAGACGTGaatggcctcgaggagaacgagtggtgggtgggcgcaGCCGGTGGGTATTGCAACCTGGCGTCAGCACCACTGGCCAGCTTCTCAACTCACCTTGGGCAAAGTCTCAGCGGCCTCAAGCCACCCAACGACGTTGATCCACTCCCCAAAACCGAGGTATAGCTTCTCGCGCGCAACCCCGGGGTCAGGCCGGACCTCtcccgcgctcgcccagcgtTCCGGTGGTCGAACGACCGTCGACGCAGGCGAGTGGCCGAGCAACGCAGTCGACAGCGACACCATGAGCGTTGGCCTCGTGCCCTGCGCGAGAGACGACACGAGCGCGTGCTTCCCCGCCGGGTCGATAGCGAGGATCTGGACCCTCAGGCGGAGTTTGCGGCCGATATGCGACGAGCTGATGGCGCCCAGGGGCACGAGGAgggccgacggcgtcaagtcggtcggcggcggcggtgcggggACGGGGATGAGGATGGTCGGCTGCTCTtctggcggtggcgacggcgtgcgggagcggcggcgcatgGGGGTGATGACGGActcggcggtggtgaggagCGCTGGTTGACTGGACAGGGGTGCactgcgccgagcgccgaaCCAAACAGCATTCGCCCTATTCGAACCGCCGTTAACCACGCGACATCCACGCCACCGGCGACTcggcgactttggcgacTTACGTCGAAAGTCGCCTGTCCTAACAACCGAAGCGAGTTTCTCCCCATCGTTGTTCTTCTTTTGCTCGTCGCAAGCTGGAGCCAAGAGATCCCCCTCGGCTCCATGGGGTCCTCGTCTCGCTGGCGAGGCTTGGCCC
This window encodes:
- the mis12 gene encoding Centromere protein mis12, giving the protein MPPRKSTGRRQSAAASASVLASVSFTAAAEAPPTKPPPQAPSPLASSSKHTLDDPPLVPESITWDYVPPVRVPQVYSDEDKERLVHELMQFSPVSLLYDIAEHAHQTAHNTVEGVEAWAVREARVRDAEAEASGVGDRGGSVDAHEREVEVGSHALETLLETHVDRAFDTFTAYALRNAFKVPDGVEVVMPWHKGIDFARAAHVAALPDGEGALVARLTDLRAQVEHARLVNHRLALAEAALDRRLEIAAHRRAQVGFIADSVRDAGLAPLPDKAEDVASALRALHDKLHPLDTPTPSTKPHAPELADGSTAWEAGRAAYLSWALGKALSSASDAPIGDKVDAAERAAHEVATKDEVDALAKIVQ
- the HIR1 gene encoding Protein HIR1 → MKVVKPNWVIHSTDEKQSRTPIYSISVHPDGTRLATGGQDNKVKIWSTLPILDSEAADNELNHKLLCTMASHTGPVLAVRWAHHGRYLASGSDDSVVLIWDIDPAGGGRVFGSEEFNVENWKALRRLVGHVADVVDCAWSRDDSMLASVGLDSKIFIWDGFSFEKLRTIDAHQGFVKGVTWDPVGNYLATQSDDKTVRIWNTDDWKEVQTVRKPFEMSPQSTFFRRLSWSPDGAFIAASNAMNGPVFVAAVIEREGWASDISFVGHQNTIQVAAFNPRLFFRAGEEHSRVTASCMVALGADDYTISIWRNTLHKPLAVIRDIFGRQLLDLCWANDGLTLYGCSADGTICAIQFEAKEFPELSGPDETTQILKEYEFKPKHHRPVRVLQSPADFTNAAPTNAVEHVNVLKPRKGKPAARRINLSGTMTGGSGANGISAQPSGSLGRAPLQRPTMQPPSPQLSRRGAADAFSFANDQPLSNRTGGDATARMFDEVDAMRAGDKRRAYDDDMRAVKHRSLGSARGHGPVTEIRAPRVVLSGGSGGGGGHLLPLPSIQSVVRVQQEEAGGVITAENAANENGRNSVSFSANGKDIIWIDYVPSPTLAVVATSAFCAAAAEDGTIRVYSVSGRHLASLKLPAPASELAGSKDMLLVTTVDCNVRVIDTRHGKTILQPTSISHLLNPPSSSSNPAATSTVESVLVRPNGCPVVVTSEPAAWAYDADFGGWTQIAAAWWSSSPLNEATRTRHARSGAGGGILAEIEQTVAAGAHGEPPHPKPDHWDLALSTGHYETRLRAARLLDSKEEYKHWLREYSKFLGQESFREQAEELVTELMGPLYNIPGNPKWEPNLFGGPKRDLAKDALNVMKVFPSLQQWAQEQLSVLRRIQQEEARWT